The proteins below come from a single Ovis canadensis isolate MfBH-ARS-UI-01 breed Bighorn chromosome 23, ARS-UI_OviCan_v2, whole genome shotgun sequence genomic window:
- the MBD1 gene encoding methyl-CpG-binding domain protein 1 isoform X2: MAEDWLDCPALGPGWKRREVFRKSGATCGRSDTYYQSPTGDRIRSKVELTRYLGPACDLTLFDFKQGVLCYPSSKAHSLAITSRKRKKPSKPAKARKCQVGPQKSEVRKEAPRDDTKADTDTVPASLPAPGCCENCGISFSGDGTRRQRLKTLCKDCRAQRIAFNREQRMFKRVGCGECTACQVKEDCGACSTCLLQLPHDVASGLFCKCERRRCLRIVERSRGCGVCRGCQTREDCGRCRVCLRPPRPGLRRQWKCVQRRCLRHLAHRLRRHHQRCQRRPPLAVAPPAGKHGRRRGGCDSKVVARRRPPRAQSPPPPPPPQPPESPELHPRALAPSPPAEFIYYCVDEDELPYTNRRQNRKCGACAACLRRTDCGHCDFCCDKPKFGGSNQKRQKCRWRQCLQFAMKRLLPSVWAGSEDGASPPPAHPHRKRPGSTRRPRLGQTLKPPLATPAAQPDRAQTPVKEEAGSGFVLPPPGTDLVFLREGAGSPVQVPGPAPASTETRLQEAQCPGLSWVVALPQVKQEKADAQEDWTPGTAILTSPVLLPGCPSKAVDPGLPSVKQEPPDPEEEKDDDKADSTSDLAPEEEAGGAGTPVITEIFSLGGTRLRDTAVWLPSLQGRQSRRKDGCKMWETEDTLAPTSTSWKPQGWPESHVSLSPPPTSVMWVSCRRSWCPSSQS, translated from the exons ATGGCTGAGGACTGGCTGGACTGCCCAGCTCTGGGCCCTGGCTGGAAGCGCCGTGAGGTTTTTCGCAAGTCAGGTGCCACCTGTGGACGCTCAGACACCTACTACCAGAG CCCCACAGGAGACAGGATCCGAAGCAAAGTTGAGCTGACCCGATACCTGGGCCCTGCATGTGATCTCACCCTCTTCGACTTCAAACAAGGCGTCCTCTGCTATCCATCCTCCAAG GCCCACTCCTTGGCCATCACCAGCAGGAAGCGGAAGAAGCCTTCAAAGCCAGCCAAGGCTCGGAAGTGTCAGGTTGGACCTCAGAAGAGTGAAGTCAGGAAGGAGGCACCAAGGGATGATACCAAGGCTGACACTGACACAGTCCCAGCTTCACTTCCTGCCCCTGG GTGCTGTGAGAACTGTGGAATCAGCTTTTCAGGAGATGGCACCCGAAGGCAGCGGCTCAAGACTTTGTGCAAGGACTGCCGAG cACAGAGGATCGCTTTCAATCGGGAGCAGAGGATGTTTAAG CGTGTGGGCTGCGGGGAGTGCACAGCCTGCCAGGTAAAGGAAGATTGTGGGGCCTGCTCCACCTGCCTCCTGCAGTTGCCCCATGATGTGGCCTCGGGGCTATTCTGCAAGTGTGAGCGAAGACGGTGCCTCCGCATTGTGGAAAGG AGCCGAGGGTGCGGAGTGTGCCGGGGCTGTCAGACCCGAGAGGACTGTGGCCGCTGTCGAGTCTGCCTTCGCCCTCCCCGCCCTGGGCTCCGGCGCCAGTGGAAGTGCGTCCAGCGGCGCTGCCTCCGG CACCTTGCTCACCGTCTCCGTCGCCACCATCAGCGATGTCAACGACGCCCTCCCCTCGCTGTGGCTCCCCCTGCT GGTAAACACGGCCGCCGTAGGGGAGGCTGCGACTCCAAGGTGGTGGCCCGGCGGCGTCCACCCCGAGCCCAGTCACCGCCTCCACCTCCCCCACCTCAGCCTCCAGAGTCTCCGGAGCTG CACCCCAGAGCCCTGGCCCCCTCGCCTCCTGCTGAATTCATCTATTACTGTGTAGACGAGGACGAGCTA CCTTACACAAACCGTCGGCAGAACCGCAAGTGTGGGGCCTGTGCAGCCTGCCTGAGGCGGACGGACTGTGGCCACTGTGACTTCTGCTGTGACAAGCCCAAGTTTGGGGGCAGCAACCAGAAGCGCCAGAAGTGTCGTTGGCGCCAGTGCCTGCAGTTTGCTATG AAGCGGCTTCTGCCAAGTGTCTGGGCAGGGTCCGAAGATGGGGCATCGCCGCCCCCAGCTCATCCTCATCGAAAGAGGCCTGGCTCTACTCGAAGGCCTCGTCTGGGTCAGACCCTGAAGCCTCCCTTGGCCACACCGGCAGCTCAACCAGACCGAGCCCAAACTCCAGTGAAGGAGGAAGCAGGCAGTGGCTTTGTGCTGCCCCCACCTGGCACTGACCTTGTGTTCTTACGGGAGGGCGCAGGCAGTCCCGTGCAGGTGCCTGGCCCAGCCCCGGCTTCCACAGAAACTCGGTTGCAG GAGGCCCAGTGCCCTGGCCTGAGTTGGGTCGTGGCCTTACCCCAGGTGAAGCAAGAGAAGGCGGATGCCCAGGAAGACTGGACACCGGGCACAGCCATCCTGACTTCTCCTGTATTGCTGCCTGGCTGCCCCAGCAAG GCAGTAGACCCAGGCCTGCCATCAGTGAAGCAAGAGCCACCTGACCCTGAGGAGGAGAAGGACGACGACAAGGCTGACTCCACCTCTGACTTGGCcccagaggaggaggcaggaggggctggCACGCCCGTG ATCACGGAGATTTTCAGCCTGGGTGGAACCCGCCTCCGGGACACAGCAGTCTGGTTGCCAAG TCTGCAGGGCAGGCAGTCGAGAAGGAAAGATGGATGTAAAATGTGGGAGACGGAGGACACACTGGCGCCCACGAGCACGAGCTGGAAACCACAAGGATGGCCTGAAAGCCATGTCAGCCTCTCACCACCTCCAACTTCGGTGATGTGGGTGTCCTGCAGAAGAAGCTGGTGCCCTTCATCACAGAGTTAA
- the MBD1 gene encoding methyl-CpG-binding domain protein 1 isoform X1 has translation MAEDWLDCPALGPGWKRREVFRKSGATCGRSDTYYQSPTGDRIRSKVELTRYLGPACDLTLFDFKQGVLCYPSSKAHSLAITSRKRKKPSKPAKARKCQVGPQKSEVRKEAPRDDTKADTDTVPASLPAPGCCENCGISFSGDGTRRQRLKTLCKDCRAQRIAFNREQRMFKRVGCGECTACQVKEDCGACSTCLLQLPHDVASGLFCKCERRRCLRIVERSRGCGVCRGCQTREDCGRCRVCLRPPRPGLRRQWKCVQRRCLRHLAHRLRRHHQRCQRRPPLAVAPPAGKHGRRRGGCDSKVVARRRPPRAQSPPPPPPPQPPESPELHPRALAPSPPAEFIYYCVDEDELQPYTNRRQNRKCGACAACLRRTDCGHCDFCCDKPKFGGSNQKRQKCRWRQCLQFAMKRLLPSVWAGSEDGASPPPAHPHRKRPGSTRRPRLGQTLKPPLATPAAQPDRAQTPVKEEAGSGFVLPPPGTDLVFLREGAGSPVQVPGPAPASTETRLQEAQCPGLSWVVALPQVKQEKADAQEDWTPGTAILTSPVLLPGCPSKAVDPGLPSVKQEPPDPEEEKDDDKADSTSDLAPEEEAGGAGTPVITEIFSLGGTRLRDTAVWLPSLQGRQSRRKDGCKMWETEDTLAPTSTSWKPQGWPESHVSLSPPPTSVMWVSCRRSWCPSSQS, from the exons ATGGCTGAGGACTGGCTGGACTGCCCAGCTCTGGGCCCTGGCTGGAAGCGCCGTGAGGTTTTTCGCAAGTCAGGTGCCACCTGTGGACGCTCAGACACCTACTACCAGAG CCCCACAGGAGACAGGATCCGAAGCAAAGTTGAGCTGACCCGATACCTGGGCCCTGCATGTGATCTCACCCTCTTCGACTTCAAACAAGGCGTCCTCTGCTATCCATCCTCCAAG GCCCACTCCTTGGCCATCACCAGCAGGAAGCGGAAGAAGCCTTCAAAGCCAGCCAAGGCTCGGAAGTGTCAGGTTGGACCTCAGAAGAGTGAAGTCAGGAAGGAGGCACCAAGGGATGATACCAAGGCTGACACTGACACAGTCCCAGCTTCACTTCCTGCCCCTGG GTGCTGTGAGAACTGTGGAATCAGCTTTTCAGGAGATGGCACCCGAAGGCAGCGGCTCAAGACTTTGTGCAAGGACTGCCGAG cACAGAGGATCGCTTTCAATCGGGAGCAGAGGATGTTTAAG CGTGTGGGCTGCGGGGAGTGCACAGCCTGCCAGGTAAAGGAAGATTGTGGGGCCTGCTCCACCTGCCTCCTGCAGTTGCCCCATGATGTGGCCTCGGGGCTATTCTGCAAGTGTGAGCGAAGACGGTGCCTCCGCATTGTGGAAAGG AGCCGAGGGTGCGGAGTGTGCCGGGGCTGTCAGACCCGAGAGGACTGTGGCCGCTGTCGAGTCTGCCTTCGCCCTCCCCGCCCTGGGCTCCGGCGCCAGTGGAAGTGCGTCCAGCGGCGCTGCCTCCGG CACCTTGCTCACCGTCTCCGTCGCCACCATCAGCGATGTCAACGACGCCCTCCCCTCGCTGTGGCTCCCCCTGCT GGTAAACACGGCCGCCGTAGGGGAGGCTGCGACTCCAAGGTGGTGGCCCGGCGGCGTCCACCCCGAGCCCAGTCACCGCCTCCACCTCCCCCACCTCAGCCTCCAGAGTCTCCGGAGCTG CACCCCAGAGCCCTGGCCCCCTCGCCTCCTGCTGAATTCATCTATTACTGTGTAGACGAGGACGAGCTA CAGCCTTACACAAACCGTCGGCAGAACCGCAAGTGTGGGGCCTGTGCAGCCTGCCTGAGGCGGACGGACTGTGGCCACTGTGACTTCTGCTGTGACAAGCCCAAGTTTGGGGGCAGCAACCAGAAGCGCCAGAAGTGTCGTTGGCGCCAGTGCCTGCAGTTTGCTATG AAGCGGCTTCTGCCAAGTGTCTGGGCAGGGTCCGAAGATGGGGCATCGCCGCCCCCAGCTCATCCTCATCGAAAGAGGCCTGGCTCTACTCGAAGGCCTCGTCTGGGTCAGACCCTGAAGCCTCCCTTGGCCACACCGGCAGCTCAACCAGACCGAGCCCAAACTCCAGTGAAGGAGGAAGCAGGCAGTGGCTTTGTGCTGCCCCCACCTGGCACTGACCTTGTGTTCTTACGGGAGGGCGCAGGCAGTCCCGTGCAGGTGCCTGGCCCAGCCCCGGCTTCCACAGAAACTCGGTTGCAG GAGGCCCAGTGCCCTGGCCTGAGTTGGGTCGTGGCCTTACCCCAGGTGAAGCAAGAGAAGGCGGATGCCCAGGAAGACTGGACACCGGGCACAGCCATCCTGACTTCTCCTGTATTGCTGCCTGGCTGCCCCAGCAAG GCAGTAGACCCAGGCCTGCCATCAGTGAAGCAAGAGCCACCTGACCCTGAGGAGGAGAAGGACGACGACAAGGCTGACTCCACCTCTGACTTGGCcccagaggaggaggcaggaggggctggCACGCCCGTG ATCACGGAGATTTTCAGCCTGGGTGGAACCCGCCTCCGGGACACAGCAGTCTGGTTGCCAAG TCTGCAGGGCAGGCAGTCGAGAAGGAAAGATGGATGTAAAATGTGGGAGACGGAGGACACACTGGCGCCCACGAGCACGAGCTGGAAACCACAAGGATGGCCTGAAAGCCATGTCAGCCTCTCACCACCTCCAACTTCGGTGATGTGGGTGTCCTGCAGAAGAAGCTGGTGCCCTTCATCACAGAGTTAA
- the MBD1 gene encoding methyl-CpG-binding domain protein 1 isoform X20, which translates to MAEDWLDCPALGPGWKRREVFRKSGATCGRSDTYYQSPTGDRIRSKVELTRYLGPACDLTLFDFKQGVLCYPSSKAHSLAITSRKRKKPSKPAKARKCQVGPQKSEVRKEAPRDDTKADTDTVPASLPAPGCCENCGISFSGDGTRRQRLKTLCKDCRAQRIAFNREQRMFKRVGCGECTACQVKEDCGACSTCLLQLPHDVASGLFCKCERRRCLRIVERSRGCGVCRGCQTREDCGRCRVCLRPPRPGLRRQWKCVQRRCLRGKHGRRRGGCDSKVVARRRPPRAQSPPPPPPPQPPESPELHPRALAPSPPAEFIYYCVDEDELQPYTNRRQNRKCGACAACLRRTDCGHCDFCCDKPKFGGSNQKRQKCRWRQCLQFAMKRLLPSVWAGSEDGASPPPAHPHRKRPGSTRRPRLGQTLKPPLATPAAQPDRAQTPVKEEAGSGFVLPPPGTDLVFLREGAGSPVQVPGPAPASTETRLQAVDPGLPSVKQEPPDPEEEKDDDKADSTSDLAPEEEAGGAGTPVITEIFSLGGTRLRDTAVWLPSLQGRQSRRKDGCKMWETEDTLAPTSTSWKPQGWPESHVSLSPPPTSVMWVSCRRSWCPSSQS; encoded by the exons ATGGCTGAGGACTGGCTGGACTGCCCAGCTCTGGGCCCTGGCTGGAAGCGCCGTGAGGTTTTTCGCAAGTCAGGTGCCACCTGTGGACGCTCAGACACCTACTACCAGAG CCCCACAGGAGACAGGATCCGAAGCAAAGTTGAGCTGACCCGATACCTGGGCCCTGCATGTGATCTCACCCTCTTCGACTTCAAACAAGGCGTCCTCTGCTATCCATCCTCCAAG GCCCACTCCTTGGCCATCACCAGCAGGAAGCGGAAGAAGCCTTCAAAGCCAGCCAAGGCTCGGAAGTGTCAGGTTGGACCTCAGAAGAGTGAAGTCAGGAAGGAGGCACCAAGGGATGATACCAAGGCTGACACTGACACAGTCCCAGCTTCACTTCCTGCCCCTGG GTGCTGTGAGAACTGTGGAATCAGCTTTTCAGGAGATGGCACCCGAAGGCAGCGGCTCAAGACTTTGTGCAAGGACTGCCGAG cACAGAGGATCGCTTTCAATCGGGAGCAGAGGATGTTTAAG CGTGTGGGCTGCGGGGAGTGCACAGCCTGCCAGGTAAAGGAAGATTGTGGGGCCTGCTCCACCTGCCTCCTGCAGTTGCCCCATGATGTGGCCTCGGGGCTATTCTGCAAGTGTGAGCGAAGACGGTGCCTCCGCATTGTGGAAAGG AGCCGAGGGTGCGGAGTGTGCCGGGGCTGTCAGACCCGAGAGGACTGTGGCCGCTGTCGAGTCTGCCTTCGCCCTCCCCGCCCTGGGCTCCGGCGCCAGTGGAAGTGCGTCCAGCGGCGCTGCCTCCGG GGTAAACACGGCCGCCGTAGGGGAGGCTGCGACTCCAAGGTGGTGGCCCGGCGGCGTCCACCCCGAGCCCAGTCACCGCCTCCACCTCCCCCACCTCAGCCTCCAGAGTCTCCGGAGCTG CACCCCAGAGCCCTGGCCCCCTCGCCTCCTGCTGAATTCATCTATTACTGTGTAGACGAGGACGAGCTA CAGCCTTACACAAACCGTCGGCAGAACCGCAAGTGTGGGGCCTGTGCAGCCTGCCTGAGGCGGACGGACTGTGGCCACTGTGACTTCTGCTGTGACAAGCCCAAGTTTGGGGGCAGCAACCAGAAGCGCCAGAAGTGTCGTTGGCGCCAGTGCCTGCAGTTTGCTATG AAGCGGCTTCTGCCAAGTGTCTGGGCAGGGTCCGAAGATGGGGCATCGCCGCCCCCAGCTCATCCTCATCGAAAGAGGCCTGGCTCTACTCGAAGGCCTCGTCTGGGTCAGACCCTGAAGCCTCCCTTGGCCACACCGGCAGCTCAACCAGACCGAGCCCAAACTCCAGTGAAGGAGGAAGCAGGCAGTGGCTTTGTGCTGCCCCCACCTGGCACTGACCTTGTGTTCTTACGGGAGGGCGCAGGCAGTCCCGTGCAGGTGCCTGGCCCAGCCCCGGCTTCCACAGAAACTCGGTTGCAG GCAGTAGACCCAGGCCTGCCATCAGTGAAGCAAGAGCCACCTGACCCTGAGGAGGAGAAGGACGACGACAAGGCTGACTCCACCTCTGACTTGGCcccagaggaggaggcaggaggggctggCACGCCCGTG ATCACGGAGATTTTCAGCCTGGGTGGAACCCGCCTCCGGGACACAGCAGTCTGGTTGCCAAG TCTGCAGGGCAGGCAGTCGAGAAGGAAAGATGGATGTAAAATGTGGGAGACGGAGGACACACTGGCGCCCACGAGCACGAGCTGGAAACCACAAGGATGGCCTGAAAGCCATGTCAGCCTCTCACCACCTCCAACTTCGGTGATGTGGGTGTCCTGCAGAAGAAGCTGGTGCCCTTCATCACAGAGTTAA
- the MBD1 gene encoding methyl-CpG-binding domain protein 1 isoform X32: MAEDWLDCPALGPGWKRREVFRKSGATCGRSDTYYQSPTGDRIRSKVELTRYLGPACDLTLFDFKQGVLCYPSSKAHSLAITSRKRKKPSKPAKARKCQVGPQKSEVRKEAPRDDTKADTDTVPASLPAPGCCENCGISFSGDGTRRQRLKTLCKDCRAQRIAFNREQRMFKRVGCGECTACQVKEDCGACSTCLLQLPHDVASGLFCKCERRRCLRIVERSRGCGVCRGCQTREDCGRCRVCLRPPRPGLRRQWKCVQRRCLRGKHGRRRGGCDSKVVARRRPPRAQSPPPPPPPQPPESPELPYTNRRQNRKCGACAACLRRTDCGHCDFCCDKPKFGGSNQKRQKCRWRQCLQFAMKRLLPSVWAGSEDGASPPPAHPHRKRPGSTRRPRLGQTLKPPLATPAAQPDRAQTPVKEEAGSGFVLPPPGTDLVFLREGAGSPVQVPGPAPASTETRLQAVDPGLPSVKQEPPDPEEEKDDDKADSTSDLAPEEEAGGAGTPVITEIFSLGGTRLRDTAVWLPSLQGRQSRRKDGCKMWETEDTLAPTSTSWKPQGWPESHVSLSPPPTSVMWVSCRRSWCPSSQS; the protein is encoded by the exons ATGGCTGAGGACTGGCTGGACTGCCCAGCTCTGGGCCCTGGCTGGAAGCGCCGTGAGGTTTTTCGCAAGTCAGGTGCCACCTGTGGACGCTCAGACACCTACTACCAGAG CCCCACAGGAGACAGGATCCGAAGCAAAGTTGAGCTGACCCGATACCTGGGCCCTGCATGTGATCTCACCCTCTTCGACTTCAAACAAGGCGTCCTCTGCTATCCATCCTCCAAG GCCCACTCCTTGGCCATCACCAGCAGGAAGCGGAAGAAGCCTTCAAAGCCAGCCAAGGCTCGGAAGTGTCAGGTTGGACCTCAGAAGAGTGAAGTCAGGAAGGAGGCACCAAGGGATGATACCAAGGCTGACACTGACACAGTCCCAGCTTCACTTCCTGCCCCTGG GTGCTGTGAGAACTGTGGAATCAGCTTTTCAGGAGATGGCACCCGAAGGCAGCGGCTCAAGACTTTGTGCAAGGACTGCCGAG cACAGAGGATCGCTTTCAATCGGGAGCAGAGGATGTTTAAG CGTGTGGGCTGCGGGGAGTGCACAGCCTGCCAGGTAAAGGAAGATTGTGGGGCCTGCTCCACCTGCCTCCTGCAGTTGCCCCATGATGTGGCCTCGGGGCTATTCTGCAAGTGTGAGCGAAGACGGTGCCTCCGCATTGTGGAAAGG AGCCGAGGGTGCGGAGTGTGCCGGGGCTGTCAGACCCGAGAGGACTGTGGCCGCTGTCGAGTCTGCCTTCGCCCTCCCCGCCCTGGGCTCCGGCGCCAGTGGAAGTGCGTCCAGCGGCGCTGCCTCCGG GGTAAACACGGCCGCCGTAGGGGAGGCTGCGACTCCAAGGTGGTGGCCCGGCGGCGTCCACCCCGAGCCCAGTCACCGCCTCCACCTCCCCCACCTCAGCCTCCAGAGTCTCCGGAGCTG CCTTACACAAACCGTCGGCAGAACCGCAAGTGTGGGGCCTGTGCAGCCTGCCTGAGGCGGACGGACTGTGGCCACTGTGACTTCTGCTGTGACAAGCCCAAGTTTGGGGGCAGCAACCAGAAGCGCCAGAAGTGTCGTTGGCGCCAGTGCCTGCAGTTTGCTATG AAGCGGCTTCTGCCAAGTGTCTGGGCAGGGTCCGAAGATGGGGCATCGCCGCCCCCAGCTCATCCTCATCGAAAGAGGCCTGGCTCTACTCGAAGGCCTCGTCTGGGTCAGACCCTGAAGCCTCCCTTGGCCACACCGGCAGCTCAACCAGACCGAGCCCAAACTCCAGTGAAGGAGGAAGCAGGCAGTGGCTTTGTGCTGCCCCCACCTGGCACTGACCTTGTGTTCTTACGGGAGGGCGCAGGCAGTCCCGTGCAGGTGCCTGGCCCAGCCCCGGCTTCCACAGAAACTCGGTTGCAG GCAGTAGACCCAGGCCTGCCATCAGTGAAGCAAGAGCCACCTGACCCTGAGGAGGAGAAGGACGACGACAAGGCTGACTCCACCTCTGACTTGGCcccagaggaggaggcaggaggggctggCACGCCCGTG ATCACGGAGATTTTCAGCCTGGGTGGAACCCGCCTCCGGGACACAGCAGTCTGGTTGCCAAG TCTGCAGGGCAGGCAGTCGAGAAGGAAAGATGGATGTAAAATGTGGGAGACGGAGGACACACTGGCGCCCACGAGCACGAGCTGGAAACCACAAGGATGGCCTGAAAGCCATGTCAGCCTCTCACCACCTCCAACTTCGGTGATGTGGGTGTCCTGCAGAAGAAGCTGGTGCCCTTCATCACAGAGTTAA
- the MBD1 gene encoding methyl-CpG-binding domain protein 1 isoform X10 yields MAEDWLDCPALGPGWKRREVFRKSGATCGRSDTYYQSPTGDRIRSKVELTRYLGPACDLTLFDFKQGVLCYPSSKAHSLAITSRKRKKPSKPAKARKCQVGPQKSEVRKEAPRDDTKADTDTVPASLPAPGCCENCGISFSGDGTRRQRLKTLCKDCRAQRIAFNREQRMFKRVGCGECTACQVKEDCGACSTCLLQLPHDVASGLFCKCERRRCLRIVERSRGCGVCRGCQTREDCGRCRVCLRPPRPGLRRQWKCVQRRCLRGKHGRRRGGCDSKVVARRRPPRAQSPPPPPPPQPPESPELQPYTNRRQNRKCGACAACLRRTDCGHCDFCCDKPKFGGSNQKRQKCRWRQCLQFAMKRLLPSVWAGSEDGASPPPAHPHRKRPGSTRRPRLGQTLKPPLATPAAQPDRAQTPVKEEAGSGFVLPPPGTDLVFLREGAGSPVQVPGPAPASTETRLQEAQCPGLSWVVALPQVKQEKADAQEDWTPGTAILTSPVLLPGCPSKAVDPGLPSVKQEPPDPEEEKDDDKADSTSDLAPEEEAGGAGTPVITEIFSLGGTRLRDTAVWLPSLQGRQSRRKDGCKMWETEDTLAPTSTSWKPQGWPESHVSLSPPPTSVMWVSCRRSWCPSSQS; encoded by the exons ATGGCTGAGGACTGGCTGGACTGCCCAGCTCTGGGCCCTGGCTGGAAGCGCCGTGAGGTTTTTCGCAAGTCAGGTGCCACCTGTGGACGCTCAGACACCTACTACCAGAG CCCCACAGGAGACAGGATCCGAAGCAAAGTTGAGCTGACCCGATACCTGGGCCCTGCATGTGATCTCACCCTCTTCGACTTCAAACAAGGCGTCCTCTGCTATCCATCCTCCAAG GCCCACTCCTTGGCCATCACCAGCAGGAAGCGGAAGAAGCCTTCAAAGCCAGCCAAGGCTCGGAAGTGTCAGGTTGGACCTCAGAAGAGTGAAGTCAGGAAGGAGGCACCAAGGGATGATACCAAGGCTGACACTGACACAGTCCCAGCTTCACTTCCTGCCCCTGG GTGCTGTGAGAACTGTGGAATCAGCTTTTCAGGAGATGGCACCCGAAGGCAGCGGCTCAAGACTTTGTGCAAGGACTGCCGAG cACAGAGGATCGCTTTCAATCGGGAGCAGAGGATGTTTAAG CGTGTGGGCTGCGGGGAGTGCACAGCCTGCCAGGTAAAGGAAGATTGTGGGGCCTGCTCCACCTGCCTCCTGCAGTTGCCCCATGATGTGGCCTCGGGGCTATTCTGCAAGTGTGAGCGAAGACGGTGCCTCCGCATTGTGGAAAGG AGCCGAGGGTGCGGAGTGTGCCGGGGCTGTCAGACCCGAGAGGACTGTGGCCGCTGTCGAGTCTGCCTTCGCCCTCCCCGCCCTGGGCTCCGGCGCCAGTGGAAGTGCGTCCAGCGGCGCTGCCTCCGG GGTAAACACGGCCGCCGTAGGGGAGGCTGCGACTCCAAGGTGGTGGCCCGGCGGCGTCCACCCCGAGCCCAGTCACCGCCTCCACCTCCCCCACCTCAGCCTCCAGAGTCTCCGGAGCTG CAGCCTTACACAAACCGTCGGCAGAACCGCAAGTGTGGGGCCTGTGCAGCCTGCCTGAGGCGGACGGACTGTGGCCACTGTGACTTCTGCTGTGACAAGCCCAAGTTTGGGGGCAGCAACCAGAAGCGCCAGAAGTGTCGTTGGCGCCAGTGCCTGCAGTTTGCTATG AAGCGGCTTCTGCCAAGTGTCTGGGCAGGGTCCGAAGATGGGGCATCGCCGCCCCCAGCTCATCCTCATCGAAAGAGGCCTGGCTCTACTCGAAGGCCTCGTCTGGGTCAGACCCTGAAGCCTCCCTTGGCCACACCGGCAGCTCAACCAGACCGAGCCCAAACTCCAGTGAAGGAGGAAGCAGGCAGTGGCTTTGTGCTGCCCCCACCTGGCACTGACCTTGTGTTCTTACGGGAGGGCGCAGGCAGTCCCGTGCAGGTGCCTGGCCCAGCCCCGGCTTCCACAGAAACTCGGTTGCAG GAGGCCCAGTGCCCTGGCCTGAGTTGGGTCGTGGCCTTACCCCAGGTGAAGCAAGAGAAGGCGGATGCCCAGGAAGACTGGACACCGGGCACAGCCATCCTGACTTCTCCTGTATTGCTGCCTGGCTGCCCCAGCAAG GCAGTAGACCCAGGCCTGCCATCAGTGAAGCAAGAGCCACCTGACCCTGAGGAGGAGAAGGACGACGACAAGGCTGACTCCACCTCTGACTTGGCcccagaggaggaggcaggaggggctggCACGCCCGTG ATCACGGAGATTTTCAGCCTGGGTGGAACCCGCCTCCGGGACACAGCAGTCTGGTTGCCAAG TCTGCAGGGCAGGCAGTCGAGAAGGAAAGATGGATGTAAAATGTGGGAGACGGAGGACACACTGGCGCCCACGAGCACGAGCTGGAAACCACAAGGATGGCCTGAAAGCCATGTCAGCCTCTCACCACCTCCAACTTCGGTGATGTGGGTGTCCTGCAGAAGAAGCTGGTGCCCTTCATCACAGAGTTAA